The Pseudosulfitobacter pseudonitzschiae genome includes a region encoding these proteins:
- a CDS encoding ABC transporter ATP-binding protein, whose product MTELKDAGNLAKHSEVRGGAVISAKDLDLTFQTNDGPVHALKGVSLDIEKGDFVSFIGPSGCGKTTFLRCMADLEQPTGGSITVNGVSAADARAARAYGYVFQAAGLYPWRTIGGNISLPLEIMGYTKEDQRARVARVLELVELAGFEKKFPWQLSGGMQQRASIARALAFDADILLMDEPFGALDEIVRDHLNEQLLKLWARTEKTIAFVTHSIPEAVYLSTKIVVMSPRPGRITDVIDSPLPKDRPLDIRETPEFLGVAHRVREGLRAGHDDA is encoded by the coding sequence ATGACTGAACTGAAAGACGCGGGCAATCTGGCCAAGCACTCTGAAGTGCGCGGCGGGGCCGTTATCTCGGCCAAAGATCTCGACCTGACGTTTCAGACCAACGACGGCCCCGTGCATGCGCTGAAAGGCGTGTCGCTGGACATTGAAAAGGGCGATTTTGTCAGCTTTATTGGCCCATCGGGCTGTGGCAAGACGACGTTCCTGCGCTGTATGGCCGATCTTGAGCAGCCCACGGGTGGCAGCATCACCGTCAACGGTGTCAGCGCGGCAGACGCGCGGGCGGCGCGGGCCTATGGATATGTGTTTCAGGCGGCGGGGCTGTATCCGTGGCGCACCATCGGAGGCAACATCAGCCTGCCCTTGGAGATTATGGGATACACCAAGGAGGATCAGCGTGCGCGTGTGGCACGCGTGCTGGAACTGGTCGAGCTTGCAGGGTTCGAGAAAAAGTTCCCGTGGCAGCTGTCGGGCGGGATGCAACAGCGGGCGTCGATTGCCCGTGCGCTGGCCTTTGATGCGGACATTCTGCTGATGGACGAACCCTTTGGCGCGCTGGACGAGATTGTGCGCGACCATTTGAACGAGCAGTTGTTGAAGCTGTGGGCACGTACGGAAAAGACGATTGCCTTTGTCACCCATTCGATCCCCGAGGCGGTGTATCTCAGCACAAAAATCGTGGTGATGAGCCCGCGTCCGGGCCGGATCACCGATGTGATTGACAGCCCCCTGCCAAAAGACCGCCCACTGGATATTCGCGAGACGCCTGAGTTTCTGGGGGTTGCACATCGTGTGCGTGAAGGGTTGCGGGCGGGGCATGATGATGCGTGA
- a CDS encoding ABC transporter permease: protein MAAAVDLRLVLVLAIWVGGWIVNGLIAQRSAWNWGGYVIPLIFGITLLAMWEVGERMFEISDVLLPAPSEIAARFWLSRDILWVDFVQTVLKGALSGFVLGCGSAFVLAVVIDRFPFLQLGLLPVGNFVAALPIVGMAPILVMWFGFDWQSKAAVVVVMVFFPMLVNTVQGLQSTDAMQRDLMRTYASSYWQTLLKLRLPAAMPFIFNGLKIASTLALIGAIVAEFFGSPIRGMGFRISTSVGQLALDLVWAEIVVAAIAGSAFYGGIALLERVVTFWHPSQRGRT, encoded by the coding sequence ATGGCGGCGGCGGTTGATCTGCGGCTGGTGTTGGTGCTGGCGATCTGGGTTGGCGGCTGGATCGTCAACGGGCTGATTGCACAGCGCAGCGCGTGGAACTGGGGCGGCTATGTCATCCCACTGATCTTTGGCATTACCCTGCTTGCGATGTGGGAGGTTGGCGAACGGATGTTCGAGATTTCAGACGTGCTGTTGCCCGCCCCGTCAGAGATTGCCGCGCGGTTCTGGCTGTCGCGGGATATCTTGTGGGTGGACTTTGTGCAGACCGTTCTGAAAGGCGCGTTGTCAGGTTTCGTGCTGGGCTGCGGGTCCGCCTTTGTGCTGGCGGTGGTCATCGACCGCTTTCCGTTCCTGCAACTGGGGTTGCTACCGGTGGGGAACTTTGTCGCTGCTTTGCCAATTGTTGGCATGGCACCCATTCTGGTGATGTGGTTCGGGTTTGACTGGCAATCCAAGGCTGCTGTCGTGGTGGTCATGGTGTTCTTTCCGATGCTGGTGAACACGGTGCAGGGGCTGCAATCGACCGACGCGATGCAGCGTGATCTGATGCGCACCTATGCGTCCAGCTATTGGCAAACCTTGCTGAAGCTGCGTTTGCCTGCGGCGATGCCGTTCATCTTTAACGGGCTCAAGATCGCGTCGACGCTGGCGCTGATCGGGGCGATTGTGGCCGAATTCTTCGGCTCGCCCATTCGTGGCATGGGTTTTCGAATTTCGACCTCGGTGGGGCAGTTGGCGCTGGACCTTGTCTGGGCCGAGATCGTCGTGGCCGCCATCGCAGGTTCTGCCTTTTATGGTGGCATCGCGCTGTTGGAACGCGTCGTAACATTCTGGCACCCTTCACAGCGTGGCCGGACATGA
- a CDS encoding ABC transporter permease → MRSVVPVLTVISAIMALWYIAAVPMNAPWAYDKAKRAGVELSLNDLVADTWSQEKPKLPAPHQVGIEIWETTVQKNITSKRSLIYHSWITLSATLLGFGLGTVLGIMLAVGIVYNRVMDMSVMPWVIASQTIPILALAPMIIVVLNAIGISGLLPKAIISMYLSFFPVVVGMVKGLRSPEVMQLDQMHTWHASPSQTFWKLRLPASMPYLFTSLKVAMAASLVGAIVGELPTGAIAGLGARLLAGSYYGQTIQIWSALIMAAALAAVMVALIGLIQRIVLKRMGMAI, encoded by the coding sequence ATGCGTTCTGTTGTTCCCGTCCTGACCGTGATCTCCGCCATCATGGCGCTTTGGTATATCGCGGCCGTGCCGATGAATGCGCCGTGGGCCTATGACAAGGCCAAGCGCGCTGGTGTCGAGCTGTCGCTCAACGACCTTGTCGCTGATACCTGGAGCCAGGAAAAACCCAAGCTCCCCGCACCGCATCAGGTAGGGATTGAGATTTGGGAAACCACGGTTCAAAAAAACATTACCTCGAAACGTTCGCTGATCTATCATTCGTGGATCACGCTGAGTGCGACTTTGCTGGGCTTTGGCCTTGGGACGGTGCTGGGGATCATGTTGGCGGTGGGTATCGTTTATAACCGCGTGATGGATATGAGCGTGATGCCGTGGGTGATTGCATCGCAAACCATTCCCATTCTGGCGCTGGCACCGATGATTATCGTGGTGCTGAACGCAATTGGCATATCAGGTCTGTTGCCCAAGGCGATTATCAGCATGTACCTGTCGTTTTTTCCCGTTGTCGTCGGCATGGTCAAAGGGCTGCGCAGCCCCGAGGTGATGCAACTGGACCAGATGCACACTTGGCACGCGAGCCCCTCGCAGACATTCTGGAAGCTGCGCTTGCCTGCGTCGATGCCCTATCTGTTTACCTCGCTTAAGGTGGCGATGGCCGCATCGTTGGTGGGTGCCATCGTGGGTGAACTGCCGACCGGTGCGATTGCCGGTCTGGGTGCGCGTCTGCTGGCGGGCAGCTATTATGGCCAAACGATCCAGATCTGGAGCGCGCTGATTATGGCCGCAGCACTGGCGGCTGTCATGGTTGCGTTGATCGGGCTGATCCAGCGGATTGTGCTAAAGCGTATGGGGATGGCGATATGA
- a CDS encoding ABC transporter substrate-binding protein — protein sequence MKTFTYAAATAAMGLWGTGAMAADDVTLQLKWVTQAQFAGYYVALDKGFYEEEDLNVTIKPGGPDIAPTQVLAGGGADVTVDWMPAALAAREKGLPMVNIAQPFKSSGMMLTCRKDAGVTSVEDFPGKTLGVWFFGNEFPFLSWMSQLGLSTDGGEGGVTVLKQGFNVDPLLQNQAACVSTMTYNEYWQVIDAGLTPEDLQVFKYEDQGVATLEDGLYVLEENLNDPTFEDKMVRFVRASMKGWKYAEENPDEAADIVLENDASGAQTEKHQQRMMREVAKLTAGSNGALDEADYDRTVKSLLSGGSDPVISKEPEGAWTHVITDKALN from the coding sequence ATGAAGACTTTTACCTATGCAGCGGCAACCGCCGCAATGGGACTGTGGGGCACGGGGGCGATGGCCGCCGATGATGTCACACTGCAATTGAAATGGGTCACCCAAGCCCAGTTCGCGGGCTACTACGTGGCGCTCGACAAAGGGTTTTACGAAGAGGAAGACCTGAACGTCACGATCAAACCCGGCGGTCCCGACATCGCGCCGACGCAGGTTCTGGCGGGTGGCGGTGCTGACGTGACTGTGGACTGGATGCCCGCCGCATTGGCCGCCCGTGAAAAAGGTTTGCCGATGGTGAACATTGCACAGCCTTTCAAATCCTCGGGCATGATGCTGACCTGCCGCAAGGATGCAGGCGTTACCTCTGTCGAGGATTTCCCCGGCAAGACGCTGGGCGTCTGGTTTTTTGGCAACGAATTCCCATTCCTGAGCTGGATGAGCCAGCTTGGCCTGTCCACCGATGGTGGAGAGGGGGGCGTGACCGTGCTTAAGCAGGGCTTTAACGTGGACCCGCTGTTGCAAAATCAGGCGGCCTGCGTGTCGACCATGACCTACAACGAATATTGGCAGGTGATCGACGCGGGCCTGACACCCGAAGACCTGCAGGTGTTCAAATATGAAGACCAAGGCGTCGCCACGTTGGAAGACGGTTTGTACGTGCTGGAAGAGAACCTGAACGACCCGACCTTTGAGGACAAAATGGTTCGCTTTGTGCGGGCGTCGATGAAGGGTTGGAAATACGCGGAAGAGAACCCAGACGAGGCCGCTGACATCGTTCTGGAAAACGATGCCTCGGGCGCACAAACCGAAAAGCACCAGCAACGCATGATGCGTGAAGTGGCCAAGCTGACCGCAGGCAGCAACGGCGCGCTGGACGAGGCAGACTATGACCGCACGGTTAAATCGTTGCTGTCAGGTGGTTCGGATCCTGTCATCTCGAAAGAGCCTG